One Pirellulaceae bacterium genomic region harbors:
- a CDS encoding UvrD-helicase domain-containing protein: MRTDSLLNGLNDPQRNAVATNSGPLLVLAGAGTGKTRVVTYRIARLIRKGISPDRILAVTFTNKAASEMVERVSELIGRKRKVIPEISTFHSLCVRVLRRHITKIGYPAKFAIYDRGDQESMAARVLREINISTAQMKPSELLYLISSWKMRSIPPEKAVGHAQTDKEHLAAVAYRRYQKSLKAAGAVDFDDLLLCTEQLFEKSPEARRSEAGRFDHVLIDEYQDTNGSQYRIIKALAVGHRNLCVVGDDDQSIYGWRGAEVEHILRFNVDWPDAKVVRLEDNYRSTAEIIELANRLIRYNRVRHDKKLNAARAGGERPKILQFPTETDEAEQVVADIARKLARKECGANDFAILFRTNEQPRLFESELRRAKIPYVLIGGMSFFDRKEVRDILSYLRVLVTPEDEPSLLRIINTPPRGISQKAVQALVDEAVSRGCPVWDVLSDAGRLPDCSSKSAEGAQKLLKLVRDYQSRAEGGKLSQCLTDLIGDIQYENDIRRRFKEDPEAQQARWSTVEELVNALAEYETRAKKPTLIGFLDDILLSGRDQDRDKDKQLGRDAVVLMTLHSAKGLEFPHVYMVGMEEGLLPHHRSVAVEGDAIDEERRLCYVGITRAEERLTLSLALTRRKWGKPRPTDPSRFLFEIAGQADNPHANSKHHDAPQAGRPKAGRPKASRPQASRPQASRPAKKKPKTDPGARP; this comes from the coding sequence ATGAGAACGGATTCCCTTTTAAACGGACTGAACGATCCCCAGCGGAACGCTGTGGCAACCAATTCAGGGCCGCTATTGGTGCTTGCTGGAGCCGGCACCGGCAAGACGCGGGTTGTGACGTACCGCATCGCAAGGTTGATTCGTAAAGGAATTTCTCCCGACCGCATTCTGGCCGTCACCTTTACCAACAAAGCCGCGTCGGAGATGGTGGAACGCGTTTCGGAACTAATTGGTCGCAAACGGAAGGTCATTCCCGAAATCTCGACGTTTCATTCTCTTTGTGTACGCGTTTTGCGTCGCCACATCACCAAAATCGGCTATCCGGCAAAGTTTGCGATTTATGATCGAGGTGATCAGGAAAGCATGGCAGCACGGGTTTTGCGGGAAATCAACATTTCAACCGCTCAGATGAAGCCGAGCGAATTATTGTATCTGATTAGCAGTTGGAAGATGCGAAGTATTCCACCGGAAAAGGCTGTTGGTCATGCACAGACGGATAAGGAACACTTGGCAGCAGTGGCTTATCGTCGTTATCAAAAATCGTTGAAGGCAGCGGGGGCCGTTGATTTTGATGACCTGTTGCTTTGTACGGAGCAGTTGTTTGAAAAATCTCCCGAAGCAAGACGCAGTGAAGCGGGACGTTTTGATCACGTCTTGATCGACGAGTATCAGGATACAAACGGAAGCCAGTACCGCATTATCAAGGCGTTAGCTGTTGGGCATCGGAATTTGTGTGTTGTCGGCGATGACGATCAATCCATCTATGGTTGGCGTGGTGCAGAAGTCGAGCACATCTTGCGGTTTAACGTCGACTGGCCTGATGCCAAGGTGGTGCGGCTGGAGGATAATTATCGATCGACCGCCGAGATCATCGAATTGGCAAATCGACTGATTCGATATAACCGTGTGCGACATGATAAGAAACTGAATGCAGCACGTGCCGGTGGTGAGCGTCCCAAAATCTTGCAGTTTCCGACGGAGACCGACGAAGCTGAGCAGGTCGTCGCTGATATTGCTCGTAAACTTGCTCGCAAAGAGTGTGGAGCGAACGACTTTGCAATCCTTTTTCGTACCAATGAACAACCTCGATTGTTTGAAAGCGAGTTGCGACGAGCAAAGATTCCGTATGTTTTGATAGGAGGAATGTCTTTCTTTGACCGCAAGGAGGTGCGCGATATTTTGTCCTACTTGCGTGTTCTTGTGACTCCGGAAGATGAGCCTTCGTTGTTGCGGATTATCAATACGCCGCCGCGCGGGATTAGCCAGAAGGCCGTGCAGGCATTGGTTGATGAAGCCGTTTCGCGTGGATGTCCCGTCTGGGATGTGCTGTCTGATGCAGGTCGTTTGCCGGATTGCAGCTCAAAGTCAGCCGAGGGAGCGCAAAAGTTATTGAAGCTCGTTCGGGATTATCAGTCGCGAGCCGAAGGCGGCAAACTTTCCCAATGCTTGACGGACTTGATCGGCGATATTCAATACGAAAACGATATTCGTCGCCGTTTCAAGGAGGATCCGGAAGCACAGCAGGCACGTTGGAGTACTGTTGAGGAGTTGGTCAATGCGTTGGCTGAATATGAAACACGGGCCAAGAAACCGACATTAATCGGATTTCTTGACGATATTCTGCTGTCCGGGCGAGACCAAGACCGTGACAAGGACAAGCAACTGGGACGAGATGCGGTTGTCTTAATGACGCTTCACAGCGCTAAGGGATTGGAGTTCCCCCACGTCTATATGGTTGGAATGGAGGAGGGGCTCTTGCCGCATCATCGTAGCGTCGCTGTGGAGGGAGACGCGATCGATGAAGAGCGGCGACTCTGTTACGTCGGAATCACTCGCGCCGAAGAGCGTTTGACTCTCTCGCTCGCACTGACGCGACGAAAATGGGGTAAGCCGCGTCCGACAGATCCCAGCCGATTTCTCTTTGAAATTGCTGGGCAGGCCGATAATCCCCACGCAAATTCTAAGCATCACGATGCGCCCCAAGCCGGCCGCCCCAAAGCCGGCCGCCCCAAAGCCAGCCGCCCCCAAGCCAGCCGCCCCCAAGCCAGCCGCCCAGCGAAGAAGAAGCCGAAGACCGACCCAGGGGCCCGCCCGTAG
- a CDS encoding DNA repair exonuclease, which translates to MALERVRFLHTSDWHLEEPLGGIFEVPSELRDDLMEAPYQAAERVVESAIREAVDFVLLAGDILPIESASPYTLEFVLQQFEKLHEQGIQVYWVGGGEDDPDLWPAQLSLSKNVHTFPVGMVDTYRFDRDGEPIAEIVGQSARRQTKLLASDFSGSNDQITRIALGHGGIDPKLLDSQGVDYWAFGGKHIYERLGRKSANAFYCGSPQGRSPAEVGRFSCNLVELKYGDVEVRRIDVAAVHWYQERLHLSPATELRQLETEVLEQMRQNSLGDETLALWTWDLVRDEPWATPLGPAELQRLMHTWRTDKSRSRQRTVGINLLSGEIPAGEWDEDSILGDFLRVVRDLQQQPEAHRQLETYLPDSSLKEIVLAELKGASPELHQQMWHEVAALGAGLLRGDVSLDPATS; encoded by the coding sequence ATGGCACTTGAACGTGTTCGCTTTTTGCATACCAGCGATTGGCATTTAGAAGAGCCCCTGGGTGGTATTTTCGAAGTTCCGAGTGAGCTTCGTGATGATTTGATGGAAGCGCCCTATCAAGCGGCCGAGCGAGTTGTGGAATCGGCAATTCGTGAGGCAGTGGACTTTGTCTTGCTTGCTGGCGATATTTTACCCATCGAATCCGCCTCCCCCTACACCTTGGAATTTGTGTTGCAGCAGTTTGAGAAGCTTCACGAACAGGGTATTCAGGTTTATTGGGTGGGAGGGGGGGAAGATGATCCGGATCTCTGGCCCGCGCAGTTATCGTTATCGAAGAACGTGCACACCTTTCCGGTCGGGATGGTGGACACCTATCGATTCGACCGGGATGGCGAACCAATTGCTGAGATTGTCGGCCAAAGTGCGCGTCGCCAGACGAAACTATTGGCCAGTGACTTTTCGGGGTCGAACGACCAAATTACACGAATTGCTTTAGGGCACGGCGGCATCGACCCCAAGCTATTGGATTCGCAGGGAGTCGATTATTGGGCGTTTGGCGGAAAACACATTTACGAGCGGTTGGGTCGGAAGTCGGCAAACGCTTTTTACTGTGGAAGTCCGCAGGGACGTTCACCGGCTGAGGTCGGACGTTTCAGTTGTAATCTAGTCGAATTGAAGTATGGCGACGTCGAAGTTCGGCGGATCGATGTGGCGGCTGTTCATTGGTATCAGGAGCGTCTGCATCTTTCCCCGGCGACTGAACTCAGGCAGCTCGAAACAGAAGTTTTGGAGCAAATGCGTCAAAACTCATTGGGTGACGAAACGCTGGCTTTATGGACTTGGGATTTGGTTCGGGACGAGCCGTGGGCAACTCCATTAGGCCCGGCCGAACTGCAGCGATTGATGCATACTTGGCGTACTGATAAGAGTCGATCCCGCCAGCGAACCGTCGGGATTAATCTGTTGTCAGGTGAAATTCCGGCTGGCGAGTGGGACGAAGACTCGATTCTTGGCGACTTTTTGCGAGTTGTGCGTGACTTGCAGCAGCAGCCGGAAGCCCACCGGCAATTGGAGACCTACTTACCGGACTCATCCTTGAAAGAGATTGTCCTGGCGGAGTTAAAAGGGGCATCCCCCGAATTGCACCAACAAATGTGGCATGAAGTGGCTGCCCTGGGAGCTGGTTTGCTTCGAGGTGATGTGTCGCTTGATCCAGCGACGTCGTGA